One stretch of Bradyrhizobium canariense DNA includes these proteins:
- the modC gene encoding molybdenum ABC transporter ATP-binding protein codes for MLRVDVSKQHGEFLLEASFTSEGRVTGLFGASGAGKTSLINIIAGLVRPDRGTIAIDGETLDDTAARIHVPPHRRRIGYVFQDARLFPHLDVSHNLDYGRRMNRLADDPAQRTRVVDLLDIGSLLNRRPGQLSGGERQRVAFGRALLSKPRLLLLDEPLGALDEGRKLEILPYLVRLRDEAGIPMVYVSHDAAELRQLATQIVMLRGGRITAFGGVKVLPVVRSPD; via the coding sequence ATGCTGCGCGTCGACGTTTCAAAGCAGCACGGCGAATTCCTGCTGGAGGCCTCGTTCACGAGCGAAGGCCGGGTCACCGGGCTGTTCGGCGCATCGGGCGCCGGCAAGACCTCGCTGATCAACATCATCGCGGGATTGGTGCGGCCGGACCGCGGCACCATCGCCATCGACGGCGAGACGCTCGACGACACGGCCGCGCGCATCCACGTCCCGCCGCATCGCCGGCGCATCGGCTATGTGTTCCAGGATGCGCGGCTGTTCCCGCATCTCGACGTGAGCCACAATCTCGACTACGGCCGGCGCATGAATCGTCTGGCCGACGATCCCGCGCAACGGACGCGCGTCGTCGACTTGCTTGATATCGGTAGCCTCTTGAACCGCCGTCCAGGGCAGCTCTCGGGCGGCGAACGCCAGCGGGTTGCCTTTGGGCGCGCGCTGCTGTCGAAGCCAAGATTGCTGCTGCTGGACGAGCCGCTGGGCGCTTTGGACGAGGGGCGGAAACTGGAAATTCTGCCCTATCTGGTGCGGTTGCGCGACGAGGCCGGAATTCCCATGGTCTATGTCAGCCATGACGCCGCAGAATTGCGCCAGTTGGCGACGCAGATCGTGATGCTCCGCGGCGGGCGCATCACCGCGTTCGGCGGCGTCAAGGTTTTGCCGGTCGTCCGCTCGCCGGATTGA
- a CDS encoding glycine reductase, translating into MPGSLDDQLGFAPDYDSPIPYMQRTRDYYTAIGYTTPYRWAHYVDAPFQPLKKPLSQSRVTIVTTAAPYDPAKGDQGPGAAYNGGAKFYKVYDGDTSKPHDLRISHIGYDRKHTSATDSGTWFPLPQLLKAAASGRVREVAPRFFGAPTNRSHRVTIDVDAPEILACCLADKVDVAVLVPNCPVCHQTSALVARHLEANGIPTVVMGCAKDIIEHASVPRFLFSDFPLGNSAGKPHDIESQTLTLEQALGLLEHASGARTTMQSPLRWSEDASWKLDYNNIAQMSPEELARRRAEFDKQKEIARGNRAA; encoded by the coding sequence ATGCCCGGCTCGCTGGATGACCAACTTGGCTTTGCACCTGACTACGATTCCCCAATCCCCTATATGCAGCGGACCCGCGATTATTACACCGCGATCGGCTACACCACGCCCTACCGCTGGGCGCATTATGTCGACGCCCCGTTCCAGCCGCTGAAAAAGCCGCTTTCACAATCGCGCGTGACGATCGTCACCACCGCCGCTCCCTATGATCCGGCGAAGGGCGATCAGGGCCCGGGTGCCGCGTATAACGGCGGCGCCAAGTTCTACAAGGTTTATGACGGCGACACCTCGAAGCCGCACGATTTGCGGATCTCGCATATCGGCTACGACCGCAAGCACACGTCGGCGACCGACAGCGGCACCTGGTTTCCGCTGCCGCAGCTCCTGAAGGCGGCAGCTTCGGGGCGGGTCCGCGAAGTCGCGCCGCGCTTCTTCGGCGCGCCGACCAATCGCAGTCACCGCGTCACCATCGACGTCGATGCCCCGGAAATCCTGGCCTGCTGCCTTGCCGACAAGGTCGATGTCGCCGTGCTGGTGCCGAATTGTCCGGTGTGCCACCAGACTTCCGCCCTCGTTGCCCGTCACCTCGAAGCCAATGGCATTCCCACGGTGGTGATGGGATGCGCCAAGGACATCATCGAGCACGCTTCCGTGCCGCGCTTCCTGTTCAGCGATTTCCCGCTCGGTAACTCCGCCGGCAAGCCGCATGATATCGAGTCGCAGACGCTGACGCTTGAACAGGCGCTGGGTCTGCTGGAGCACGCCTCCGGCGCACGCACCACGATGCAGTCGCCGCTGCGCTGGAGCGAGGATGCTTCCTGGAAGCTCGACTACAACAACATCGCGCAGATGAGCCCGGAAGAACTGGCGCGGCGCCGCGCCGAATTCGACAAGCAGAAAGAAATCGCGCGGGGCAACAGAGCCGCCTGA
- a CDS encoding multicopper oxidase family protein: MTIDRRRLLQAWGVTALSATLPKLVRAQSSGSPSVLPQGASQGASQGAADQTIRIGNGLVELAPDRIISTTIYNGQFPGPLLRFKEGQQVVVDIHNDTDTPEQLHWHGQTVPVDVDGASEEGTPFIPARGMRRISFTPGPAGLRFYHTHLTPDADLSAGQYGGQVGTVYIEPKQEPGRYDREVFLMLKEFQPALSRGGDMAMDFLAPATRVKTLEEAGESAMSASLAKGMPHGFEVGYGLFSINGRMLGHGDPIRVKAGERVLFHIVNGSATEIRSLALPGHSFEVIALDGNPVPTSAQVPVLWLGTAERISAVVEMNHPGVWVMGDLADDDRSRGMGIVIEYAGKTGKPKWSKPAPFKWDYTRFGKSGHNAQAPDETIEMTFTKNNAADQGFNEWRINDVAFSMDKMEPMFRLRQGKRYRLRMSNASDDIHPVHLHRHSFELIRIAGKTTGGIMKDVVMLGGYQQAEVDFVADNPGRTLFHCHQQLHMDFGFMALFDYV, translated from the coding sequence ATGACGATTGATCGCCGCCGGTTGCTGCAAGCTTGGGGAGTTACAGCACTCTCGGCGACGCTCCCGAAATTGGTCCGTGCCCAGTCTTCCGGTAGCCCGTCCGTATTGCCCCAAGGCGCATCCCAAGGCGCGTCTCAAGGCGCAGCAGATCAGACGATCCGGATTGGCAATGGGCTGGTTGAATTGGCGCCGGATCGCATCATTTCCACCACCATTTATAACGGGCAGTTTCCCGGGCCGCTGCTGCGCTTCAAGGAGGGCCAGCAGGTCGTCGTCGATATCCACAACGACACCGATACGCCGGAGCAGTTGCATTGGCATGGGCAGACCGTACCGGTCGACGTGGACGGAGCCTCAGAAGAGGGGACACCGTTCATTCCGGCCCGCGGTATGCGCCGCATCAGCTTTACGCCGGGGCCTGCGGGACTGCGTTTCTATCACACGCATCTCACGCCCGACGCTGATCTGTCCGCCGGACAATATGGCGGGCAAGTAGGGACCGTTTACATCGAGCCGAAGCAAGAGCCCGGTCGCTACGATCGCGAAGTGTTTCTGATGCTCAAGGAATTCCAGCCGGCGCTTAGTCGCGGCGGCGATATGGCGATGGACTTTCTGGCTCCCGCAACTCGAGTCAAGACTCTCGAAGAGGCGGGCGAGTCCGCGATGAGCGCTTCGTTGGCCAAGGGAATGCCGCACGGTTTCGAGGTCGGTTATGGCCTGTTCTCCATCAATGGCCGCATGTTGGGTCACGGCGATCCTATTCGCGTCAAGGCCGGGGAACGTGTCCTGTTTCACATCGTCAATGGCAGCGCGACCGAAATCCGCAGCCTGGCTTTACCGGGGCACAGCTTTGAGGTGATCGCGTTGGACGGCAATCCCGTCCCGACATCGGCGCAAGTGCCGGTCCTGTGGCTAGGGACCGCGGAACGTATATCGGCGGTCGTGGAGATGAATCATCCCGGGGTATGGGTAATGGGCGATTTGGCGGACGACGATCGCTCGAGGGGCATGGGTATCGTCATCGAATATGCCGGCAAAACCGGAAAGCCAAAATGGAGCAAGCCGGCTCCGTTCAAATGGGATTACACGCGCTTCGGAAAATCTGGCCATAACGCGCAAGCGCCAGATGAAACCATCGAGATGACCTTCACCAAGAACAACGCCGCCGACCAAGGCTTCAACGAATGGCGCATCAACGACGTGGCGTTCTCGATGGACAAAATGGAGCCGATGTTTCGTCTGCGCCAGGGGAAGCGCTATCGGCTACGCATGAGCAATGCCAGCGACGATATACATCCGGTCCATCTGCACCGTCACAGTTTCGAACTGATCCGGATTGCAGGCAAAACCACCGGTGGGATCATGAAGGATGTCGTCATGCTGGGCGGCTATCAGCAAGCGGAAGTCGACTTTGTGGCGGACAATCCCGGCCGAACCCTGTTTCACTGTCATCAGCAGTTGCATATGGACTTCGGTTTTATGGCGCTGTTCGATTACGTTTAG
- a CDS encoding CaiB/BaiF CoA transferase family protein codes for MTRPFEGVKILDFTQVLAGPYASYQLALLGADVIKVERREGEDMRRTPLSREWADRGLAPGWQAINGNKRSLTLDLQKPEAITIVRQLAAQADVVMENFRPGVMDKLGIGYAALSAVNPRLIYCAISGFGQTGPERLGAGYDGKIQAMSGIMAITGHEETGPTRAGFAVCDVLSGATAAFGVSSALFQRTHTGKGQMVDVSMLEATLAFLSGQVADYAVAGHRQQLSGNQAVSRRPTANLFRAGEGYLLLAVNSEKQYRSLMTALGRADALEDPRFADWFARQENEPALRAIIEEALSRKDPREWEKILEAAGAPCASIWKVEEVIDHPQIAARRAVQEIDTPYGRLRFAGSGFQLAHGGGRLDRMAPELSAHTDEVLISLGYDTNAIADLRAREIV; via the coding sequence GTGACCCGACCGTTCGAAGGCGTGAAGATTCTCGACTTCACGCAGGTGCTGGCTGGCCCCTATGCGAGCTACCAGCTCGCATTGCTTGGTGCCGACGTCATCAAGGTGGAGCGGCGCGAAGGTGAGGACATGCGCCGCACTCCGTTGAGCCGCGAATGGGCGGATCGCGGTCTCGCTCCTGGCTGGCAGGCGATCAACGGCAACAAACGCAGCCTGACGCTCGATCTGCAGAAGCCGGAGGCGATCACCATCGTCAGGCAGCTCGCGGCCCAGGCCGACGTGGTGATGGAAAATTTCCGTCCCGGCGTGATGGACAAGCTTGGAATAGGTTATGCGGCACTCTCGGCGGTTAACCCGAGGCTGATCTATTGCGCGATCTCGGGCTTTGGCCAGACCGGTCCGGAGCGTCTCGGCGCGGGCTATGACGGCAAGATCCAGGCGATGTCGGGCATCATGGCGATCACAGGCCACGAGGAGACCGGGCCAACGCGCGCCGGCTTCGCGGTCTGCGACGTGCTGTCCGGCGCCACCGCGGCGTTCGGCGTATCGAGCGCGCTGTTCCAGCGCACCCACACCGGCAAGGGGCAGATGGTCGACGTCTCCATGCTCGAGGCGACGCTGGCGTTCCTGTCGGGGCAGGTCGCCGATTACGCCGTGGCCGGCCATCGTCAGCAATTGTCCGGCAATCAGGCCGTGAGCCGCAGGCCAACCGCCAACCTGTTTCGGGCGGGCGAAGGCTATTTGTTGCTCGCCGTGAACAGCGAAAAGCAATACCGGTCGCTGATGACCGCGCTCGGACGCGCCGACGCGCTGGAAGATCCGCGCTTTGCCGATTGGTTCGCGCGGCAGGAAAATGAGCCAGCGCTGCGCGCCATCATCGAGGAAGCGCTGTCGAGAAAGGATCCGCGCGAGTGGGAGAAGATCCTCGAGGCGGCAGGCGCACCTTGCGCCAGCATCTGGAAGGTCGAGGAGGTGATCGATCACCCGCAGATAGCGGCACGCCGCGCCGTGCAGGAGATCGATACGCCCTATGGCCGCCTGCGCTTTGCCGGCAGCGGCTTCCAGCTTGCGCATGGCGGCGGCAGGCTCGATCGCATGGCGCCCGAACTCAGCGCCCATACCGACGAGGTGCTGATCTCGCTCGGCTACGATACAAACGCGATCGCGGATTTGCGCGCGCGTGAAATCGTCTGA
- a CDS encoding potassium/proton antiporter, whose amino-acid sequence MASLDAVSLTILLGAVLVMAGILSSLLALRFGAPLLLVFLLIGMVAGDSGPGRLSFDDVRTTYLVGSVALALILFDGGLKTRFQSIRAVLAPSMVLATVGVLLTALITAPVAKYALDLNWIEALLVGAVVASTDAAAVFLLVHAQGLRLRPRVGATLEVESGTNDPFAVFLTLMLVELISSGASSFWHVALEFGREAMFGAIVGVIGGRLVVLALNRVALPQGLHAPFVATAALVIFGSAQIAHASGFLAVYLAGIIIGNRPTRAHNSVVTFLDAATWLAQIVMFVLLGLLVSPQRLVSSAVPAVIVALSLMLVARPIAVFFCLAPFRFNWREKIFIAWTGLRGAVAIFLASIPMLVGLSKAYLYFDVAFVVVIISLLLQGWTLAAAARRLHVALPRSDRGPRRVELDLPGQLEQQLVGYSVRPKSLFFRRGLIPSWSKPTLVIRDQRILSPAEADPVAAGDYIYLLAPPEKAEALDRFFVDMAPSSAPDPHLLGDFMVSGEHTLGELAEIYGVTVDTEQSKLTLSDYFDVHLDHAPKEGATLALDSIVLVARNLSGGRVNVVGLRLPEEEEEAGHLTRMASLKRKLSEIWSSVAGT is encoded by the coding sequence ATGGCATCTCTCGACGCGGTTAGTCTGACAATCCTTCTCGGCGCCGTTCTGGTGATGGCCGGCATCCTGTCGAGCCTGCTCGCCTTGCGGTTCGGCGCGCCCTTGCTGCTGGTGTTCTTGCTGATCGGCATGGTGGCCGGCGATTCCGGCCCGGGCCGGCTTAGTTTCGACGACGTCCGCACCACCTATCTGGTCGGCTCGGTGGCGCTGGCGCTGATTCTGTTCGATGGCGGTTTAAAAACGCGGTTCCAAAGCATCCGCGCGGTGTTGGCGCCATCGATGGTGCTGGCGACGGTCGGCGTGCTGCTGACGGCCTTGATCACGGCGCCGGTCGCCAAATATGCGCTTGATCTGAACTGGATCGAGGCGCTGCTGGTGGGAGCCGTGGTGGCGTCGACGGACGCGGCGGCGGTGTTCCTGCTGGTGCATGCGCAGGGCCTGCGGCTGCGGCCGCGCGTCGGCGCGACGCTGGAGGTCGAATCCGGCACCAACGATCCGTTCGCGGTGTTTCTCACGCTGATGCTGGTCGAGCTGATTTCAAGCGGCGCCAGTTCGTTCTGGCATGTCGCGCTTGAATTTGGCCGCGAGGCCATGTTCGGCGCCATTGTCGGCGTGATCGGCGGCCGGCTCGTGGTGCTGGCGCTCAATCGGGTGGCGCTGCCGCAGGGCCTGCATGCGCCGTTCGTCGCCACCGCGGCCCTGGTGATTTTCGGCAGCGCGCAGATCGCGCACGCCTCGGGCTTTCTCGCGGTCTATCTCGCCGGCATCATCATCGGCAACAGACCTACCCGCGCGCATAATTCGGTGGTCACGTTTCTCGATGCCGCGACCTGGCTGGCGCAGATCGTGATGTTCGTCCTGCTCGGCCTTCTGGTCTCGCCGCAGCGGTTGGTGAGCAGCGCCGTGCCGGCGGTGATCGTCGCGCTATCGCTGATGCTGGTGGCGCGGCCGATTGCGGTATTTTTCTGCCTGGCGCCGTTTCGCTTCAACTGGCGGGAAAAGATCTTCATCGCCTGGACCGGCTTGCGCGGCGCGGTGGCGATCTTTCTGGCGTCGATCCCGATGCTGGTCGGGCTGTCGAAGGCGTATCTCTATTTCGACGTCGCCTTTGTCGTCGTCATCATCTCGCTGCTGCTGCAGGGCTGGACGCTGGCGGCAGCAGCGCGCCGTCTTCACGTGGCGCTGCCGCGCTCGGACCGTGGGCCGCGGCGTGTCGAGCTCGATCTGCCCGGCCAACTCGAGCAGCAACTGGTCGGCTATTCAGTCCGTCCCAAAAGCCTGTTTTTCCGGCGCGGGCTGATCCCCTCCTGGTCGAAGCCGACGCTGGTCATTCGCGACCAGCGCATTCTCTCGCCCGCCGAAGCCGATCCCGTCGCCGCCGGCGACTATATCTATCTGCTGGCGCCGCCGGAAAAGGCCGAGGCGCTCGACCGCTTCTTCGTCGACATGGCGCCGAGCAGCGCGCCCGATCCGCATCTGCTCGGCGATTTCATGGTGTCGGGCGAGCACACGCTGGGTGAACTGGCCGAGATCTATGGCGTGACCGTGGATACGGAGCAGTCCAAGCTCACACTCTCGGATTATTTCGACGTCCATCTCGATCACGCGCCGAAGGAAGGCGCGACGCTGGCGCTCGACTCCATCGTCCTGGTGGCGCGCAATCTCAGCGGCGGCAGGGTCAACGTCGTCGGCCTTCGTCTGCCGGAAGAGGAAGAGGAGGCCGGGCATCTGACGCGGATGGCGTCGCTCAAGCGCAAGCTGTCGGAGATATGGTCGTCGGTGGCGGGAACTTAG
- a CDS encoding PadR family transcriptional regulator, with the protein MKFNDLLTGFIRLHILHHAAEQEIYGQWMIDELARHGYRLSPGTLYPMLHAMERKGYLTSRVQREGRVGRKLYKATRLGKQGLTLAKVRVREFTGEAMRR; encoded by the coding sequence ATGAAGTTCAACGATCTGCTCACCGGCTTTATCCGGCTGCATATCCTGCATCATGCGGCAGAGCAGGAAATCTATGGCCAGTGGATGATCGACGAGTTGGCGCGGCACGGCTATCGGCTCAGCCCGGGAACTCTGTATCCGATGCTTCACGCGATGGAACGGAAGGGCTATCTGACTTCGCGCGTGCAGCGCGAAGGGCGCGTCGGGCGAAAACTCTACAAGGCAACCAGACTGGGCAAACAAGGGCTCACTTTGGCGAAGGTCCGGGTTCGGGAGTTCACCGGCGAAGCGATGAGGCGATGA
- the modB gene encoding molybdate ABC transporter permease subunit translates to MFDISPTEWTAIQLSLRVATVATLVATPLGIGVAWLLARRDFWGKALLDALIYLPLVLPPVVTGYLLLLTFGRRGLVGAWLADHLGIVFAFRWTGAALACGIMSFPLLVRPMRLSIEAVDRKLEQAAATLGAAPWRVFLTVTLPLALPGVLAGMVLGFAKAIGEFGATITFVSNIPGETQTISSAIYSLTQTPDGDAAALRLVAVSIVLATGALVASEWFSRRALRRLHGN, encoded by the coding sequence GTGTTCGATATTTCGCCGACGGAGTGGACGGCGATCCAGCTTTCGCTGCGGGTTGCCACGGTTGCGACGCTGGTCGCAACCCCGCTCGGAATTGGCGTGGCATGGCTGCTGGCACGGCGTGATTTCTGGGGCAAGGCGCTCCTCGATGCACTGATCTATTTGCCGCTGGTGCTGCCGCCGGTGGTCACCGGCTATCTGCTGCTGCTGACATTCGGCCGGCGCGGCCTGGTCGGCGCATGGCTCGCCGATCATCTCGGCATCGTCTTCGCATTTCGCTGGACCGGTGCGGCGCTTGCCTGCGGAATCATGTCGTTTCCGTTGCTGGTGCGGCCGATGCGGCTATCGATCGAGGCGGTGGATCGAAAGCTGGAACAGGCGGCGGCCACGCTGGGCGCGGCGCCCTGGCGTGTGTTCCTGACCGTCACTTTGCCGCTGGCGCTGCCAGGCGTGCTGGCCGGCATGGTGCTTGGCTTTGCCAAGGCGATCGGCGAATTCGGCGCGACCATTACTTTCGTGTCGAATATTCCGGGCGAGACCCAGACCATTTCATCGGCGATCTATTCGCTGACCCAGACACCGGATGGCGATGCGGCGGCGCTGCGGCTGGTGGCGGTTTCGATTGTGCTCGCAACAGGGGCGCTGGTTGCGTCCGAATGGTTCTCGCGACGCGCTTTGCGGCGCCTGCACGGAAATTGA
- a CDS encoding TOBE domain-containing protein yields the protein MRISARNQIKGTVVDVKKGATTSHVRVDIGGGQIVTSSITNEAVDELGIKAKGHVTVVVKASDVMIAVD from the coding sequence ATGCGCATCAGTGCACGCAACCAGATCAAGGGCACCGTCGTCGACGTGAAAAAGGGCGCGACCACCTCGCATGTCCGCGTCGATATCGGAGGCGGCCAGATCGTGACGTCCTCGATCACCAACGAGGCGGTCGATGAATTGGGCATCAAGGCCAAGGGTCACGTGACCGTCGTGGTGAAGGCCTCCGACGTGATGATTGCGGTGGATTGA
- the chrA gene encoding chromate efflux transporter, producing MNDDAPKGRLSEVFTAFLKLGLTSFGGPIAHLGYFRDELVVRRQWLDETAYGDLVALCQFLPGPASSQVGFSLGVLRGNGLLGGLAAWFAFTMPSALILFGFAMSAAAFTGPVAEGFLHGLKLVAVAVVAQAIWGMSRTLTPDRARAAIALAAIAIVVFIAGSFGQIAAIALGACAGLWFCRADVAPVSGHLNFPVTRRGGAVALILFTAFLLIPPVVATATHSQGLALFDAFYRSGALVFGGGHVVLPLLQAQVVSPGWVTNEAFLAGYGLAQAVPGPLFTFAAYLGAVIGPAPNGVAGAAIALVALLLPGMLLVYGSLPFWDAMRTRPAAQAAMRGANAAVVGILAAALYNPVWTSAVLAPRDFALALAGFLLLTVWKVAPWIVVVLLASAGTLSQLI from the coding sequence ATGAACGACGATGCTCCCAAGGGCCGCCTGAGCGAGGTCTTTACCGCATTCTTGAAGCTGGGCCTGACATCTTTCGGCGGCCCCATCGCCCATCTCGGCTACTTCCGGGATGAACTGGTGGTACGGCGCCAATGGCTCGACGAGACCGCCTATGGTGATCTGGTCGCGCTCTGTCAGTTTCTGCCGGGACCAGCCTCCAGCCAGGTCGGCTTTTCCCTCGGTGTTCTCAGGGGCAATGGCCTTCTGGGCGGCCTGGCTGCGTGGTTCGCCTTCACCATGCCATCGGCCCTGATCCTGTTCGGCTTTGCGATGAGCGCAGCCGCATTCACAGGACCCGTTGCCGAAGGTTTCCTGCATGGCCTCAAGCTCGTCGCTGTCGCGGTCGTCGCACAGGCCATCTGGGGCATGTCGCGAACCCTCACCCCCGATCGCGCCCGCGCGGCAATCGCACTTGCCGCGATCGCGATCGTTGTCTTCATCGCCGGATCGTTCGGGCAGATCGCAGCGATCGCGCTCGGGGCATGCGCCGGCCTTTGGTTCTGCCGGGCAGACGTCGCGCCGGTTTCCGGGCATCTGAATTTTCCGGTCACCCGGCGGGGTGGTGCCGTCGCGCTGATTCTCTTCACGGCGTTTCTCCTGATCCCGCCGGTCGTCGCCACCGCGACCCATTCTCAAGGGCTCGCCTTGTTCGACGCGTTCTACCGATCGGGCGCGCTGGTCTTTGGTGGCGGCCATGTCGTGCTGCCTCTGCTTCAGGCTCAGGTGGTGTCGCCGGGATGGGTCACCAACGAGGCCTTCCTCGCAGGCTATGGACTGGCGCAAGCGGTACCGGGGCCGCTCTTCACATTCGCGGCCTATCTCGGCGCAGTAATCGGGCCTGCGCCAAATGGCGTTGCTGGTGCGGCCATTGCGCTCGTCGCGCTTCTCCTCCCGGGCATGCTGCTCGTTTATGGCAGCTTACCGTTCTGGGATGCGATGCGGACGCGCCCCGCCGCTCAGGCCGCGATGCGCGGCGCCAACGCAGCCGTGGTCGGCATTCTCGCTGCGGCCCTCTATAACCCGGTCTGGACCAGTGCGGTCCTGGCACCGCGCGATTTTGCGCTCGCGCTCGCGGGCTTCCTGCTCCTCACCGTTTGGAAAGTGGCCCCGTGGATCGTGGTGGTGCTCTTGGCCAGCGCCGGCACCCTGTCGCAACTGATATGA
- the modA gene encoding molybdate ABC transporter substrate-binding protein, producing MHRLAGLFLAFTILFGSAFSPASAEDKSLTIFAAASMKNALDDVDAAYTAKTGVKIVASYAASSTLAKQIEQGAPADVFVSADTDWMDYATAKKNINEPTRVNLLGNSIVLIAPKDSKIDNVTIGPGFDLAKLAGDGKIATGDVKSVPVGKYAQAALEKLGAWQAAAPKFAMAESVRAALALVARGEAVLGIVYSTDAKVEPGVKIVGTFPADSHPPIIYPVAATSTAKPDAPAYLAFLKTSAAKAIFEKYGFTFLVSPTT from the coding sequence ATGCATCGTCTCGCCGGATTATTCTTAGCCTTCACGATCCTGTTTGGATCAGCCTTCTCGCCCGCCTCTGCCGAGGACAAAAGCCTCACAATATTCGCCGCGGCTTCGATGAAGAATGCGCTCGATGATGTCGATGCCGCCTATACCGCGAAGACCGGCGTCAAGATCGTCGCCAGTTATGCCGCAAGCTCGACGCTCGCCAAGCAGATCGAACAAGGTGCGCCGGCCGATGTTTTCGTGTCCGCCGATACCGACTGGATGGACTATGCGACGGCTAAGAAAAACATCAATGAGCCGACGCGGGTCAATCTGCTCGGCAACAGCATCGTGCTGATCGCACCGAAGGATTCCAAGATCGACAATGTGACGATCGGGCCGGGATTCGATCTCGCCAAGCTTGCCGGCGACGGCAAGATCGCGACCGGCGACGTGAAATCGGTGCCGGTCGGCAAATACGCGCAGGCCGCGCTGGAAAAACTCGGAGCGTGGCAAGCCGCCGCGCCGAAATTCGCGATGGCCGAGAGCGTGCGCGCCGCGCTGGCGCTGGTGGCGCGCGGCGAAGCCGTGCTCGGTATCGTCTATTCGACCGATGCGAAGGTCGAACCCGGCGTGAAGATCGTCGGCACCTTCCCGGCCGATTCACATCCGCCGATCATCTATCCGGTCGCGGCGACCTCGACCGCGAAGCCCGATGCACCCGCTTACCTTGCGTTCCTGAAGACGTCGGCGGCGAAAGCGATCTTCGAGAAATATGGTTTTACCTTCCTCGTCAGCCCTACGACCTAA
- a CDS encoding mechanosensitive ion channel family protein — MDINDILDLLHSAARSVGAEVTSPWFYLQIGLVLAGAGIAFAAGSTIRARTDMTTLAMGWPAPLRMIVRVLVDYSSTAVFAVLMRVARMIMQASTWPSRSYLLAVFAKLALAWLVIRLVTSVIRNEFIVRLVSLSAWLVAALSIIGELGPTIDALDSVSIEFGGLRLTPLVLIKLGVLLSVALWLTNVASNFAESRITRSGDLTPSIQVLLIKIIRLALMVFAVAATMSAVGINLSALAIFSGAAGVGIGFGLQKIIANFISGIILLVDKSVKPGDLVTIGDSSGRISAMKTRYISVAAGDGREFLIPNEDLVTQKVTNWTYTDKNTLVKVNFGANYDADPRVVCKLAADIAAASPRAIKGKPPGCILTEFAEAGMKFSLIFWIADPDGMDNVKSDVMLALWEAFKREGIRVPYPVRELRVRGGALPVETTMVEVSN, encoded by the coding sequence ATGGACATCAACGACATCCTCGATTTGCTGCATTCCGCCGCGCGCTCGGTCGGCGCGGAAGTCACCTCGCCATGGTTTTATCTGCAGATTGGCCTGGTGCTGGCCGGCGCCGGAATCGCATTCGCGGCCGGATCGACCATTCGCGCACGCACCGACATGACCACGCTGGCGATGGGGTGGCCGGCGCCGCTGCGGATGATCGTACGCGTGTTGGTCGACTACTCCTCGACCGCCGTGTTCGCGGTGCTGATGCGGGTGGCGCGCATGATCATGCAGGCATCGACCTGGCCGAGCCGCAGCTATTTGCTGGCGGTCTTCGCCAAACTCGCGCTGGCGTGGCTGGTTATTCGCCTCGTGACATCGGTCATTCGCAACGAATTCATCGTCCGCCTGGTGTCGCTGTCGGCATGGCTGGTGGCGGCGCTGAGCATCATCGGCGAACTTGGCCCGACCATCGATGCGCTCGACTCCGTCTCCATCGAGTTCGGCGGTCTGCGGCTGACGCCGCTGGTGCTGATCAAGCTCGGCGTGTTGCTGTCGGTGGCGTTGTGGCTGACCAATGTCGCCAGCAACTTCGCGGAGAGCCGGATCACGCGGTCCGGGGATCTGACGCCTTCGATCCAGGTGTTGCTGATCAAGATCATTCGCCTCGCGCTGATGGTCTTTGCCGTCGCGGCGACCATGAGCGCGGTCGGCATCAATCTCTCGGCGCTGGCGATCTTCTCGGGCGCTGCCGGCGTCGGCATCGGCTTCGGCCTGCAGAAGATCATCGCCAATTTCATCAGCGGCATCATCCTGCTGGTGGACAAATCGGTGAAGCCGGGCGACCTCGTCACCATCGGCGACAGCTCGGGGCGCATCAGCGCGATGAAGACGCGCTATATTTCGGTCGCTGCCGGCGATGGCCGGGAATTCCTGATCCCGAACGAAGACCTGGTGACGCAGAAGGTCACCAACTGGACCTATACCGACAAGAACACGCTGGTGAAGGTCAATTTCGGCGCCAATTACGATGCCGATCCGCGGGTGGTCTGCAAACTGGCCGCGGATATCGCCGCCGCATCGCCACGCGCGATCAAGGGCAAGCCGCCGGGCTGTATCCTGACGGAATTCGCCGAGGCCGGCATGAAGTTTTCCCTGATCTTCTGGATCGCCGACCCCGACGGAATGGACAATGTGAAGAGCGACGTCATGCTGGCGCTATGGGAGGCGTTCAAGCGCGAAGGCATCCGCGTGCCCTATCCGGTGCGCGAGCTTCGCGTTCGTGGCGGCGCGCTGCCGGTCGAGACCACCATGGTAGAGGTTTCGAACTGA